Within the Octopus sinensis linkage group LG17, ASM634580v1, whole genome shotgun sequence genome, the region GTTTTaataatttggaaaaattggaTGATTCCACGGGGAAATTGACAAACCTGAAATTTCTCTCATTAATAGACAATCGCTTAAGTGACTGGAACGAACTTTTAAAACTTGGTCAACTTCCTCAATTGAGCACACTTTATGTAAGTAACAATCAACTGACAGCTGTCTCCTTCAATGACGTACCTTTGGAAGACGGCGAGAAAACCACATATTTTCCTTCTCTGAAGTGTTTAGATTTAAGCAGCAACCTCATCGATAACCTGTCATCAATCGATGAGCTTAGTAAATTAGCCAACCTTGCCgagttttctttccttcataATCCAGCAGCAGATATAGATGAGGACAAACTATTTAATTTGATAATTGCCAAAATTggcagtttaaaaaaatattcaaaagccGAATTCCTTGTCGAAGAACGGAAAAGTGCTGAAATATTTTATCTTCGCATGGTTGAGAAACTGGCATTAGAGAAAAATATCAGTGAAGAAGACACAGCTAAAACATGTTCAAGATACAAAGAACTGGTAAAGTTGTATGGACATGCAAGTCCTGAATCATTAATAACCAAGACAACTGTTCTACGAGATAAATTAATTGCAGTTGACATTGAAACTGTTAATATTCCTGATAAAGTGTTCAAGAACAAGAAATTatctccaaccatgaccattctaAAACTGAAGTTACTTGTACAAAAACTCTTTAAAATTCAAGAAATAACTAACCTAGAATTATCTTATATCAGTAAAAACAATTCTCAATTGAAAGTTCACTTAGAGAATGATTTGCATGAACTGTCGTTTTACAGTATAGAAAATGGTGATAATCTCGTTGCAAAATGGTAATTTATGCTTTACTTCATTCCTGTCTATGATAACTTTAAACCGGCAACTATTgtgttttgtaaaatatttcctgCATGAACTTTTATTAAAAGTGTGAGacacttcagttttttttcttttttttgttttagtattttagttttgttttcacCATGAAAGCTAAGCTCATGCTGGAGTCCTTCTTTCAGAACTGTAAtcatgtttatgtttgtctcgctctctctgtacttgacaactagtgttggtctGTTTCCatacttgtaacttagcggttcagcaaaaagtgcccgatgtaataagtactagacttaaaaattcACACTGGGGTCGGTTTGATTGACTTAACCCTTTATGATAGTACCCCTGCATGGCTGtagataatgactgaaacaagtaaaatgaactcatttcacgttgctccagcctactcagctggtaaaaatgagtaatcctgcgatggaccggcgtcccatccaggtggggaatttctacgccactgaaactgggaaaccagcccttatgagcctggcatggctcgagaagaaggaaagatgcccttcctgtcaccagtcctcacttgtttccaagctaaGTAATATTTTACAGTTGTCAGACATGTTTTGATACAAGATTGGAAATGagagttgtaaacaagcatcactgtcatacaagcagtgttgctcATTCCCTGTCTTTcatgaaaaaaaacccagaaatatTTGCACATgcggaaatattactttgcttggaaacatgtaTGGGTTGGTGATAAGGTGGACATCTCGTGACGAGAAATTCTTATTATTTGAAAGGGgacaagctggcagagtcattaacatgccagacaaaatgcttagaagcattccatctgtctttaggttcaaatgctaccaaggttgattttatctttcatccttttgggagatGAGGAagcatgaaataaataccagttgagcatgagtgttgatgtaattgactaactccttCTACAAGAAATTTCGGGACTTATGCTTGTAGAAGTACGGATTATTTGAGAGAGAAGTGGTTTACAGAATCAGTGGAGTATTAGACAAAATGTCTTGTAATTAAATACTTTACATCTGATTTCAAAACCCACCAAACTGAAGTTGATCTTTAATCCATGCagttaataaaatatacaccaaTCATGTAACAGatactatttaaccctttcgttaccattcactgcctttactctttactctcttttactcttttatttgtatttgtttcagtcatttgactgcggccatgctggagcaccgcctttagtcgagcaaatcgaccccgggacttattctttgtaagcccagtacttattctatcggtctcttttgccgaactgctaagtgatggggatgtaaactcaccagcatcggttgtcaagcaatgctagagggacaaacacagacacacaaacatatacacacacatacatatatacgacaggcttctttcagtttccatttaccaaatccactcacaaggcattggtcggcccgaggctatagtagaagacacttgcccaagatgccatgcagtgggactgaacctggaaccatgtggttggtaggcaagctacttaccacacagccactccagtgcctttgtttcaattgattttgcaATTAAACACTTAGTAGAGTAATTGTTGTCATTTAGGTGTAaggggggtgagctggcaga harbors:
- the LOC115221112 gene encoding tubulin-specific chaperone E-like; the protein is MNRNDGSELVIGDRIECDDYFGTIKYIGEVDAMEGVWFGIDWDEIHRGKHDGSYKGRRYFQAGHPKSGSFIKPIKAKLGQSFPEAYVCKVKDVIDVPSRILILNNHAIYGLGSQEVTSQFSAIASKITELDLSGNLLKNWTQVAEITNLIPNLLKLNVSNNRLIIPEHAENLSKSFAKVEDLVLNRMNYDWANILSAASMFPSLRGLYVCFNNLEKLDDSTGKLTNLKFLSLIDNRLSDWNELLKLGQLPQLSTLYVSNNQLTAVSFNDVPLEDGEKTTYFPSLKCLDLSSNLIDNLSSIDELSKLANLAEFSFLHNPAADIDEDKLFNLIIAKIGSLKKYSKAEFLVEERKSAEIFYLRMVEKLALEKNISEEDTAKTCSRYKELVKLYGHASPESLITKTTVLRDKLIAVDIETVNIPDKVFKNKKLSPTMTILKLKLLVQKLFKIQEITNLELSYISKNNSQLKVHLENDLHELSFYSIENGDNLVAKW